A genomic segment from Glycine max cultivar Williams 82 chromosome 1, Glycine_max_v4.0, whole genome shotgun sequence encodes:
- the LOC100781975 gene encoding lactosylceramide 4-alpha-galactosyltransferase — protein sequence MFVHRLLKHAKLSVLPLITFSAIIFHIYADGIVYHDSLHSAANTEAPEKLEVHNHRTKGIGSTLVHIPLHSIQEKDEANSRNQKALVAPFNATEEERIAWLQGQLHNFKIFKSNNLTRQFNARVLGFLGRKCEVQFFMTWISPASLFGGRELLSVESIFKNHPKACLIILSRTLDSRHGYRILKPLLDRGFKVQATAPDLSFLVKGTPVEAWFRELRKGRKDPGEIPLSQNLSNLIRLAVLYKYGGIYIDTDFIVLKPLTGLRNSIGAQSMNLDSKHWTRLNNAVLIFDIGHQLLHRFINEFALTFDGNKWGHNGPYLVSRVIKRLGKRHDFNFTVLPPMAFYPVDWNKINGLFMKPKTQEESKWVEAKLLQLRRKTYGIHLWNKHSSRLTIEEGSIMGRLASDYCVICNKWV from the coding sequence ATGTTTGTTCATCGGCTGCTTAAACATGCCAAGTTATCTGTCCTCCCTCTAATCACTTTCTCTGCCATAATTTTTCATATCTATGCAGATGGTATTGTCTACCATGATTCCCTACACTCTGCTGCTAATACCGAAGCTCCAGAGAAGTTAGAAGTTCACAATCACAGAACAAAAGGAATAGGGTCAACCCTTGTTCACATACCTTTACATTCCATTcaagagaaggatgaagccaACAGTCGAAACCAGAAGGCTCTAGTTGCCCCATTCAATGCCacagaagaagaaagaatagcATGGCTTCAAGGACAGCTGCATAACTTCAAGATCTTCAAGTCGAACAACTTGACCCGACAATTTAATGCTCGAGTTTTGGGATTTTTAGGCCGCAAATGCGAGGTTCAGTTTTTCATGACTTGGATTTCACCTGCAAGTTTATTTGGAGGGAGAGAATTGCTGTCTGTGGAAAGCATTTTCAAGAACCATCCCAAGGCATGTCTGATAATTCTATCAAGAACTTTGGACAGCAGACATGGCTACAGGATCCTGAAACCACTGCTTGATCGTGGGTTCAAAGTGCAGGCAACAGCCCCGGACTTGTCATTTTTGGTCAAGGGGACTCCAGTTGAAGCTTGGTTTCGTGAGCTAAGGAAGGGTAGAAAGGACCCCGGTGAGATTCCTTTGTCTCAGAATCTATCAAATCTGATAAGACTTGCAGTTCTCTACAAATATGGTGGTATCTACATAGATACAGATTTTATAGTTCTGAAACCATTAACAGGGTTAAGAAATTCTATTGGTGCGCAGAGCATGAATTTGGATTCTAAGCACTGGACCAGATTAAATAATGCAGTTCTGATTTTTGATATTGGACATCAACTTCTGCATAGATTCATCAATGAATTTGCATTAACTTTTGATGGAAACAAATGGGGACATAATGGTCCCTACCTGGTTTCCAGAGTGATTAAGAGGCTGGGGAAAAGACATGATTTCAACTTTACAGTCTTGCCACCTATGGCCTTTTATCCGGTGGACTGGAACAAGATAAATGGGCTTTTTATGAAGCCGAAAACTCAGGAAGAATCAAAATGGGTAGAAGCCAAACTGCTTCAGCTCAGAAGAAAGACTTATGGGATTCATCTATGGAACAAACATAGTAGCAGATTGACAATTGAAGAAGGAAGTATCATGGGAAGACTTGCATCAGATTATTGTGTCATTTGTAACAAATGGGTATAG